The sequence CCTTTCAACTGAATAGAAATAAACTTTTTCTCAGAAAGGCCTGCTTTGTTAACAGAGTTAGCTGATATAATAAAGTCTCCCGCCTTTAGCTTTCCAAAAGCTCCGCCTTTTTTAAACACTTTATGCACTAAACAACCCTCTTTAAAACAAGACAGCGTTATCCCTAATCCTGCAGAGCCTTCGCTTCTAAGAAAATCGCCTCTAGTTTCTTTAGTTAGTTTGTGATATTGGCTATGGGCATCTAAAGAGCTCACAATAGTGCTTAAGTATTTATGATATTTATCATTTGTATTTTTCGACACAATTAATGATTGCTTTAATTTAAAAACTACTTCGTTCAACACTTTTTTATCATTATAGTTTTTGTATGGATGCTTAACAAAGTACTGTTTTATATTATAGTATGATTTTTGAATATGTTTTAACAGCTCAAAAGTTTCAAAATTCTTTAAACTAGGAATACTTTGTAAATCGCCGTAAGGATTTCCTTTAGCAATAACTCCTTTTTTAGAAGCAGGAAATTTTTTAAAAAGAGAAAATATTTTTGTGTTTAAACCTGGAGTATCTAACCAAGCCTTTAGCTTTTCTGTTTTTTTAGCCTTTAGTTTAAAAATAGTGTCGTACCATGTGCAATCGTTGGCTAATAAGCTTTCCACCACATTGGCATTGTTTGCCGATGATAATGTTTTTCTTTCTTTTTTAGTAAAAAAAATCTTTCTAAAATCTAGTTTTAAAAAAACATTTTCTTTAATAGCTTTGTTTAACACCTTGGGAGTGAAAAATTCTTTAAACTCAGGTCGATTTCCAATATAAGGAAATTTGTTTAATATACTCCAGTAGCGATCGGCCACTTCTGAACAAGAAAAATCGCCTTCTTTTTCAAACTCTTCTACAAGAATATTTTTTCGCGCCTTAAGGCTTATGCCCGAATTTGTTTCTAAATTAATAGCCACACTATCTGTATTTATATTTTCATTTAACGGCTTTAAAACAGTGCCAGCCTTACTGCAACTAATAGAGAAGAGAAAAACCGCCCCTGTAATTAGGTAAAAAAGTGCTTTAACTGATTTAAATGATTTCATAGTAATCCTTTGATCTGTTTATTTACCTGTATATAAGCTATTTTCGGGCCAAAACTTGTTTCAAAATGAAGCAAGGAAGCTTTTAAATCGCCTAACTTTAAAACAATATATCTAAGAAGCTCCCAAAAAAGCCAAATGGCAGGGAATTTGTATTTTCTACATAATTAAGAATGCTTATAAAGGTACAAGAGCGTTTTGTAATAAATAATACTAATGCTTTATAATATTTTTTAAAATAGCACTTTAATCATTATAAAGGCCTAAACCTTGTGGTTTAGATTCTGATCCGCCTTTAGAAAACGCACCTAACTCTTTAATCATTTCGTCACGACTTAAAGGGCTTGTGTTATTAGACTTTTTTTCTGGAAAACTTTCCACATGCAAACTTTGCGTAGGAAAGGCAAAGTCTATTTTTAATTTGTGAGCTAGTCGTAATATCTCCATACATAAAATGCGGCGAGCTTTTAACTCTTGTTTTCTGTCTGCTACTTGAAAAAAACATTGCACTAAAATATTTAAACTAAAATCACCAAACTCATTAAAGGCCACATAATATAATGTTTTATCTGTACTGTCTTGAGCTAAAATAATATTTTTTATCCCTTCCATAAATGCTTCTATTTGTTCGGGAGTGGTTGAGTACGACACTCCTAAATGAAATTTTAAGCGTCGGCTACTTCGGTCTTGCATATTGTTAATGCTTGCATTAGCAACAACCGAGTTGGGTATAATAATACTAGATTGATAAAAGGTTTTTAAACGAGTGGAGCGAAAACCAATGGCCTCTACAGTGCCTTCAAAATTATCCACAACAATCCAATCACCCACTTTAAAAGGGCGATCTAATAATATCATAATAGAGCCAAATAAATTAGCCGCCGTATCTTTAGCGGCTAAAGCTAAGGCTAAACCACCTAGGCCTAAACCAGCGACCACTGACATTACATTTACCCCTATGTTTTGCAAAGCCATTAAACTTCCTAAAAGCACAATCGACACTCTAAGTAACTTGGAAAATAAAGGAACTAGCTCGTCATCTAAATTGTTTTCTGTTTTACTAGCCCACAGGCTTAATACTTCTGATACAACATAAGAGAAAGAATAAAAAAACCAAATCGCTGCAACACTAAATAAAAGCTTAAACCCTAGTTTAAATAAAGGTAAAATTGCAGAAGATAAACTTAAAAATTGTAAAGAAAATATCCAAACTAACGAAAACAATAACCACGATAAAGGTTTGTAAACTTGGTCTAAAAGCTTTTGGTCTACTGAGTATTTTAGTTTTTTTAAAAGTTTAAAAAAAACTTTTAAAGCAATGCGAGCAACTAACCCAGAAAATACACTAGCTATAAGGGTAATAAGAAAATCAAAATACGGCAATTCATACAATAAGTTATACATATTTGTGTAATTCCCTTTTATTCCTTTATAATTAAACAGTTTTCTAGCTCGTTAATGTCGTTTTTTTGAATAGGAAATTTATCTTTTAATAAATGTCCGCATTTTAAAATGCCCTCTTCAAAACCTTGGGCCATATTATTGTTTTTTAAACCTTTTATAATTAAATTAACCACCTCTTGCCAATCTTTCTTTTTAAAATATTGGCTAATGGCTTTGTCTGCCAACACACAAACTTGCCTTTCTAATAAAGAAACAAAGATTATAACTCCCGTTTGGTCTTTAGTGTTTGTTATGTTAGCGGTGTGCAGTTCTAATTGAGCTCGTAATAACACTTGTTGAGATTGATCACTTTTAGGAGTAAAAAATCGTAACACACTATTAAAAGAAGATAATACTTTAGTAAAAACTAAAATAAAAAGTAAAGCACCTAACAACCAATAAGAAGGAAAGTGTAATTCTAAATAGGGCCTAGCCAAACTAACCAGCAACAAAGATAATAAAAACAAAATAATAGGCACATGCCCAACGGTAGAGCTGCTTTTAACAACCATAGGAACAATTTCCCCCGAAGTTAAAAGCTCTGCCTGCTTTACTGCGTTTTCTATTTTATCAAAATCGTTTTTTGATAAGTACTTTTTAATCCATGCAATGTTTTTCCAATCCGCCATGATAAATAATCCCTTTTTATTTACTACTTTTTTTAAAAACTTATAACAGGCTTAGCTACCAAGAGCCCGAAGCTCCCCCTCCGCTAAATCCACCTCCGCCGCCGCCTCCAAAACCGCCTCCACCAAAGCCGCCGCCTCCAAAACCAGAACTGCGACCGCCTAGTTGAGAAATTAGAAATAAAGAAAAGAAGCCTCCTCTACCTCCCATTAAAAAAAATAATAAAAAGATAACAAATAAAAAAGAGGATTTCTTTTTTTTTCTTAATTTTTTGTGCGAAGAAAACGAGTTGCCAAATAATTGTTTAGCTATGTTTTTATTGCT comes from Pseudobdellovibrionaceae bacterium and encodes:
- a CDS encoding mechanosensitive ion channel family protein encodes the protein MYNLLYELPYFDFLITLIASVFSGLVARIALKVFFKLLKKLKYSVDQKLLDQVYKPLSWLLFSLVWIFSLQFLSLSSAILPLFKLGFKLLFSVAAIWFFYSFSYVVSEVLSLWASKTENNLDDELVPLFSKLLRVSIVLLGSLMALQNIGVNVMSVVAGLGLGGLALALAAKDTAANLFGSIMILLDRPFKVGDWIVVDNFEGTVEAIGFRSTRLKTFYQSSIIIPNSVVANASINNMQDRSSRRLKFHLGVSYSTTPEQIEAFMEGIKNIILAQDSTDKTLYYVAFNEFGDFSLNILVQCFFQVADRKQELKARRILCMEILRLAHKLKIDFAFPTQSLHVESFPEKKSNNTSPLSRDEMIKELGAFSKGGSESKPQGLGLYND